One window of Trichoderma breve strain T069 chromosome 3, whole genome shotgun sequence genomic DNA carries:
- a CDS encoding enoyl-(Acyl carrier protein) reductase domain-containing protein, with amino-acid sequence MAFGVTQPEFSEGCAVVFGGSGGLGRASAGLMAERGSNIVVTYRSRSADAESLVEELRKLGRKASAIACDVTDRKAVEAVFKHAVETYKRVHTIVSAGGLVFDTGPLAEFKEESFRGVIETDVYGFYNIVQVGVPVLREGKGGSFVALVTSALATEEAAHGIRANAVGPGVINAGMVETMMETPTRALLEGATAVTPLKRWGEAAEIAEAVAFLASSKASYITGQILMVDGGLAA; translated from the exons ATGGCTTTTGGCGTCACCCAACCTGAATTTTCCGAAGGCTGTGCCGTGGTCTTTGGTGGCTCCGGTGGCCTTGGCCGCGCAAGCGCTGGCCTGATGGCGGAGCGCGGTTCCAACATTGTTGTTACTTACAGGTCTCGCTCCGCTGATGCTGAGTCCCTGGTGGAGGAATTGCGCAAACTTGGTCGCAAGGCAAGCGCAATAGCTTGCGATGTCACTGATCGCAAGGCAGTCGAGGCTGTCTTCAAGCATGCTGTGGAAACATATAAGCGCGTACACACAATAGTGTCTGCTGGCGGTCTCGTGTTTGATACAGGCCCACTGGCGGAGTTCAAGGAAGAATCTTTCCGCGGCGTCATCGAAACCGATGTCTATGGCTTTTACAATATTGTACAGGTTGGCGTGCCAGTATTGCGTGAGGGCAAGGGCGGCTCGTTTGTGGCACTGGTCACCAGCGCA CTTGCCACCGAGGAGGCTGCTCACGGTATCCGCGCCAATGCCGTGGGACCTGGCGTTATCAACGCCGGTATGGTAGAGACGATGATGGAAACGCCGACGAGAGCGCTGCTGGAGGGCGCCACTGCGGTGACGCCGCTTAAGCGCTGGGGCGAGGCTGCTGAAATCGCTGAGGCGGTCGCGTTCCTGGCCTCATCAAAGGCGTCTTATATCACTGGCCAGATCTTGATGGTTGACGGCGGCCTCGCTGCTTAA